A region of the Chryseobacterium gotjawalense genome:
TAAAAGCTTATCAGAAATCACCGGAGTTCCTGGTGTTGTAACCGGTTTAGCCTGGACTCAGGTTGGCGGCGACATCCTCTTCATCGAAAGTATTCTGAGTGAAGGAAAAGGAAACCTGACCATGACCGGAAATCTTGGAAATGTCATGAAAGAATCTGCCACGATCGCGCTGGAATACATTAAAGCAAAACATGATGAATTGGGAATTTCTTCCGAAGACATCCAGAAAAACAACATTCACGTTCACGTCCCGGAAGGCGCCACCCCAAAAGACGGACCTTCTGCCGGAATCGCAATGCTGACGTCGATTGTGTCAAGTTTTAAGAATAAGAAAGTCAAATCACATTTGGCGATGACCGGCGAAATTACGTTGCGCGGAAAAGTGCTTCCTGTTGGTGGAATCAAGGAGAAACTTCTCGCCGCGGCAAGAGCAGGCATCAAAGAAATCATTCTTTGCGAGGCCAACCGAAAAGATGTGGAAGAAATCAAAAAAGATTATCTTAAAAATCTGAAAATCAATTACGTGCAGCGAATGAGTGAAGTCATTGAGCTGGCCATTGAAAAATAGAAAAACATGAAACGCTTCAATTTATTTTGAAGCGTTTTTTATTTAAAAAAAGAAAATTTGTCGTTATTTTGTGATATGAAAGATATTAAACTCCCTTTTGTTGCTAAATTAGCCTTGGTGCTCATCAGTATTTTGGCTTTAGGATATTTGGCCAAAATCGGCAAAGGCGTTTTAGCACCTCTGTTTTTCGCTATTTTAATGGCCTTGTTATTTCTTCCTTTTGCCAATTTTTTGGAGAGGAAGCTGCGGTTTTCAAGAACAGTTTCTACCTTTTCCTCTCTTTTGGTGATGTTTCTTTTTTTAACGGGATTAGTTTATTTTTTCTCCACGCAGTTAAGTGATTTTGTAAATGATTTTCCCGTTTTGAAAGCACAGGTTTCAAGATCATTTAATGAATTACAAATCTGGGTTTCCCACACTTTCCATCTCAATTTTGCCAAACAAATGAGCTATATCAATCAGGCATTAGAAAAATTACTTTCTTCCACAGGACTCATTTTAGGCTTCACCGTTTCCATGTTTTCATCAACGATGGCGTTTTTTCTTTTCAGTGCCTTATTTTTCATCTTCATCTTGAACTATCGTCGGGTTTTATACCAGTTTATTATTTCTGTATTTCAAAACCAACATTTTGAAAAAGTAAATGAAGGAATTGTGGAAATTCAAAAAATAATCAAGAATTATATTTCCGGATTATTTATTCAAATTATTATCGTCAGCAGTTTAACGAGTATTTTGCTTTCCGTTTTGGGAGTAAAATACGCAGTTCTTTTAGGCGTTTTAACCGGCTTGCTGAATGTAATACCATACATCGGCATACTGTCCTCTTGTTTAATCGCCTGTCTGATCTCTTTTGCAACCGGTGGCACTCACACCCTTTTTGTCCTGATCGGCTATGTGGTCATCCATTTGATCGATGGGAATATAACCCTGCCTTTGGTGGTAGGTTCTAAAGTAAAAATCAATGCCCTGTTTACTTTTATCGGCCTTTTAATCGGTGAGGAATTGTGGGGGATTTCCGGTATGTTTTTGAGTATTCCTTTTTTAGCAATTCTGAAAATTATTTTCGAAAGAGTTGAAGGTTTAGAACCCTGGGGCAGAGTTTTAGGGGAAGAAACGAAAGTGAAAAAAGCGCGTAAAAAATACAAAATCACTAAAAATATTACTTTGGAAGAAAAGGAGTAATCTAAGAACTTGTTTATTAGGTCATTGAGTTTTAAAATTGATTATTTGCAACTCCGGGAAACAATTCAAAAATCGCAGTTTTGCTTGATTTCAGTCCAAATTTTAAAAGCGAAAGGTTTTACAGAACCTACTTCTGCAGAACAATTTAATAACAGATAGGATTAATTTTTAAAACCTAAAAACCTCACCTCCAGATATTTCTCGGAGGTTTTATTTTTCCGTAAATTTGCGATTATTTTTAAAACATCAAAGTTTAAAATCTCTAATTTAAAATCTCTAAAATGTTACCCAAAATAAATCCTACCCACACGACAGCCTGGAAAAGTCTCCATCAACATTTTGCGCAAAATGATTTTGATCTGCGCACTCTTTTTCAACATAATCCTGAACGTTTTCAGCAGTTTTCGGTTAAAAGAGAAGATTACCTTTTCGATTTTTCTAAAAATTTAATCGATCAGAAGACCTTTGATCTTTTACAAAGTCTGGCTGAAGAATGTGAATTAACATCTGCAATCGAAGCCATGTTTTCCGGTGAGAAAATCAATGAGACTGAAGGACGGGCAGTTCTTCATACCGCATTACGGGATTTTTCGGATAAAGCGATTTTAGTTGATGGCAAAAATATAAAACCGGCGATTAAAAGAGTTTTGGACCAGATGAAAAACTTCTCCGAGAAAGTAATTTCCGGAGAACACAAAGGTTTTTCAGGGAAAGAAATTACCGATGTCGTGAATATCGGAATCGGTGGTTCAGATTTAGGACCGGTGATGGTTTGTTCAGCATTAAAACATTTTAAAACAAGACTTGATGTTCATTTTGTTTCTAATGTTGATGGAAACCACATCGCAGAAGTTCTGAAAGATTTAGATCCGGAAACAACGCTTTTCATCATCGCTTCTAAAACTTTTACGACTCAGGAAACGATGACCAATGCAGAATCTGCGAAATCATGGTTTTTGAAATCGGGAAAACAGGAAGAAGTAGCGAAACATTTTGTGGCACTTTCTACCAATATCCAGGCAGTGAAGAATTTCGGAATCGCCGAAGAAAACATTTTCGAATTCTGGGACTGGGTTGGCGGAAGATATTCACTTTGGAGCGCGATTGGCTTAAGCATTGTACTTTCGGTCGGTTACGAAAACTTTGAACAGTTACTAAAAGGTGCCAATGAAACCGACATTCATTTTCAAACCGCAGATTTTAAAGAAAACGTTCCTGTATTAATGGGGCTTCTCGGCATTTGGTATCGTAATTTCTTCGATGCCGGCACGTATGCTATACTACCTTACTCTCAATATTTAGATCGTTTTGCGGCATATCTTCAACAGGGAGATATGGAAAGTAATGGAAAAAGTGTAGATAGAAATGGTGAATTTGTAGAATATGAAACCGGTCCGATTATTTGGGGAGAACCAGGCACCAACGGTCAACACGCTTTTTACCAATTGATTCATCAGGGAACAGAATTGATTCCGGCTGATTTTATTGCTTATGCAAAATCGTGTAATGTGGTTTCTGATCATCAGGAAAAATTATTGGCCAACTTTTTTGCCCAAACAGAAGCATTAGCATTCGGAAAAACCGAAGAAGAAGCAAGAGCAGAATTAGAAAAATCAGGAATTTCAGAAGAAGAAATTCAACGGCTGGTAAACTATAAGGTCTTCCACGGAAACACACCGACCAATTCATTAATTATCAATGAATTAACCCCATTTTCACTAGGACAGCTGATCGCCTTATATGAACATAAAATATTTGTTCAGGGCGTCATTTGGAACATCTTCAGTTTTGATCAGTTCGGTGTAGAATTAGGGAAAGTTTTAGCAGGGGAAATTTTATCTGAATTAAAGAATACGGAACCTGTTACCGCTCACGATTCCTCTACGAATGGTTTGATTCAGTATTTCAACGAGAAAAAGTAAATCTAAAATAAATCTAAAGTAAAAACGAAATGGCACAAATTCTCGATGGACTGAAAGTCTCCAAAGAAATTAAAGAAGAAATCCGAATGGACGTTGACAAGATTGTTCAGCACAATAAACGTCCACCACATTTGGTAGCGATTCTGGTTGGGAAAAACGGCGCGAGCATGACTTATGTAAATAACAAAATCAAGGATTGCAAAGAAGTTGGTTTCAAATCTTCCCTAATCGATTTTCCAAGCACGGTTTCTGAAGCGGAACTTTTAGAAAAAATAGATGAACTCAATAAGTCGAAAGAGGTGGATGGATTTATTGTACAGTTGCCTTTGCCAAAACAAATTGATCAGGAAAAAATAATCATGGCGATTGATCCAAGAAAAGATGTAGATGGTTTTCACCCTGAAAATTTCGGAAAAATGGCTTTGGAAATGGATACCTTTTTACCCGCAACTCCATTTGGGATTTTAACTTTATTGGAAAGATATCATATCGACACAAAAGGCAAACACTGTGTAGTGATTGGCAGAAGCAGGATCGTAGGAAAGCCGATGAGTATCCTGATGGGAAGAAAAGATTTCCCCGGAAATTCAACAGTCACCCTCACCCATTCCTACACTCCTCATATCGAAGAATTCACCAAAAAAGCAGACATCATCATTACCGCTTTGGGCGATCCCAATTTCTTAAAAGCAGATATGATTAAAGAAGGTGCAATCATCATCGATGTGGGAATTACCCGTGTTGAAGATCAATCTGAAAAAGGCTACAAGTTGGTCGGCGATGTAGATTTTGAAAGTTGCAAAGAAAAAGCAAGTTGGATCACTCCCGTTCCAGGCGGAGTGGGTCCTATGACGAGAGCCATGTTGATGAAAAACACCATCTTGGCCTATAAAACCTCAGTATATAATGATTAAAAAAGAAGAAAATATTTTATTAGAACAAGGTAAAATGCTCCCCGTGATGGAGCATTTTTACACCTTACAGGGCGAAGGTGCCCATACCGGAAAAGCCGCCTATTTCATCAGACTCGGAGGCTGCGATGTCGGCTGTCACTGGTGTGACGTGAAAGAAAGCTGGGATCCCAATTTACACCCTTTGATGGATACGGAAGAAATTGCCGAAACTGCAGCAAGTTTTTGTAAAACTATCGTTTTAACCGGTGGCGAGCCATTAATGTGGAATCTGGAAATCTTAACCAACAGACTGAAAGAGCTCGGTTGTGAAATTCATATTGAAACTTCCGGCGCGTATGAAATGAGTGGAACTTTGGACTGGATCACCCTTTCCCCAAAAAAAACGGGCTTACCAAAACCAGCAATATATGCTAAAGCGAATGAGCTGAAGATGATTATTTTCAATAATAATGATTTGAAATTTGCGGAAGAACAGGCAGCGAAAGTATCTGCAAACTGCGTTCTTTATCTTCAAAGTGAATGGAGCAAAAGAGATGAAATATATCCGAAAATCACCGATTTTATCCTGGCAAATCCAAGATGGCAGGCATCGGTACAAACACATAAATATT
Encoded here:
- the pgi gene encoding glucose-6-phosphate isomerase, whose amino-acid sequence is MLPKINPTHTTAWKSLHQHFAQNDFDLRTLFQHNPERFQQFSVKREDYLFDFSKNLIDQKTFDLLQSLAEECELTSAIEAMFSGEKINETEGRAVLHTALRDFSDKAILVDGKNIKPAIKRVLDQMKNFSEKVISGEHKGFSGKEITDVVNIGIGGSDLGPVMVCSALKHFKTRLDVHFVSNVDGNHIAEVLKDLDPETTLFIIASKTFTTQETMTNAESAKSWFLKSGKQEEVAKHFVALSTNIQAVKNFGIAEENIFEFWDWVGGRYSLWSAIGLSIVLSVGYENFEQLLKGANETDIHFQTADFKENVPVLMGLLGIWYRNFFDAGTYAILPYSQYLDRFAAYLQQGDMESNGKSVDRNGEFVEYETGPIIWGEPGTNGQHAFYQLIHQGTELIPADFIAYAKSCNVVSDHQEKLLANFFAQTEALAFGKTEEEARAELEKSGISEEEIQRLVNYKVFHGNTPTNSLIINELTPFSLGQLIALYEHKIFVQGVIWNIFSFDQFGVELGKVLAGEILSELKNTEPVTAHDSSTNGLIQYFNEKK
- a CDS encoding AI-2E family transporter — translated: MSLFCDMKDIKLPFVAKLALVLISILALGYLAKIGKGVLAPLFFAILMALLFLPFANFLERKLRFSRTVSTFSSLLVMFLFLTGLVYFFSTQLSDFVNDFPVLKAQVSRSFNELQIWVSHTFHLNFAKQMSYINQALEKLLSSTGLILGFTVSMFSSTMAFFLFSALFFIFILNYRRVLYQFIISVFQNQHFEKVNEGIVEIQKIIKNYISGLFIQIIIVSSLTSILLSVLGVKYAVLLGVLTGLLNVIPYIGILSSCLIACLISFATGGTHTLFVLIGYVVIHLIDGNITLPLVVGSKVKINALFTFIGLLIGEELWGISGMFLSIPFLAILKIIFERVEGLEPWGRVLGEETKVKKARKKYKITKNITLEEKE
- a CDS encoding 7-carboxy-7-deazaguanine synthase QueE, with amino-acid sequence MIKKEENILLEQGKMLPVMEHFYTLQGEGAHTGKAAYFIRLGGCDVGCHWCDVKESWDPNLHPLMDTEEIAETAASFCKTIVLTGGEPLMWNLEILTNRLKELGCEIHIETSGAYEMSGTLDWITLSPKKTGLPKPAIYAKANELKMIIFNNNDLKFAEEQAAKVSANCVLYLQSEWSKRDEIYPKITDFILANPRWQASVQTHKYLNIP
- a CDS encoding bifunctional 5,10-methylenetetrahydrofolate dehydrogenase/5,10-methenyltetrahydrofolate cyclohydrolase — translated: MAQILDGLKVSKEIKEEIRMDVDKIVQHNKRPPHLVAILVGKNGASMTYVNNKIKDCKEVGFKSSLIDFPSTVSEAELLEKIDELNKSKEVDGFIVQLPLPKQIDQEKIIMAIDPRKDVDGFHPENFGKMALEMDTFLPATPFGILTLLERYHIDTKGKHCVVIGRSRIVGKPMSILMGRKDFPGNSTVTLTHSYTPHIEEFTKKADIIITALGDPNFLKADMIKEGAIIIDVGITRVEDQSEKGYKLVGDVDFESCKEKASWITPVPGGVGPMTRAMLMKNTILAYKTSVYND